The Magallana gigas chromosome 6, xbMagGiga1.1, whole genome shotgun sequence genome includes the window ctctatagtgctatatgtaagttgtacttgttttattctgaaatgtttaaaaattctcaagagttgGGACCACGTGTtccctgcatgcaaaccaattttagcaaatttaaaaatccactgaaaaattaaatcacatatatgagcactatctgcctcacatttcatcgaccaaaaaaactatcccctgccacctcaTATATTCAACAGCCAACTCTCCGCCATCATCAtcattacgggccgccggaaggcggtccgttatggGAAAAGAGTACCAATTCATTTCCCATAGGGCTCAATGTTAACCTAAACCCACCTGGCTAGTTTGCTATTATACTTACAGACATATCCTTGGTCACATTTGAAAGTTCATTCCAAGCACTAACACAAAAtcaatagaaatacatagggtCCCATGGCGTTTATAGGTCAAAATTGAGCTTGTTTACAACTTACAGCGATCCGCAGCAAATAAATCCAAGTCCCAAAATTGACACCCATCCCCTATTTCAACCCCTCTTATTTCTTCACTTTTTGCAGTACTTCTTCAATCcatcattcattttaaacagtgataaatttactttgaaataatcattatttcagCAATTAATTCAGCCAATCACCTTAGCCATACCTTTTTCTGCGCGGCTCAATCTTGTATTAACACTTCTCTGATGTCAACATCCGGTGCATTGGTACTCTCATTCCTATAttttttgatacacatttaaatattgttactgcgtttctgcgggatagttcttttttattagaattaatactatgcttatttttatgaattaaaagtcaatttgcgtgtagaaatatgtttatgccttttagaaaatatcacatattttttcttttcctcgtaaatgaaaagtaggtcaaaCTTAGTAAATTGTcgtatttggcgcgtttttatcgagactataatctattcggaaaatatcggagttcttcattcttttcaaaacaatgcatcaggatcggtatgcgggacatactaaagacctaaaatattaaagacctgaatgtcattaaattttatatgaatgatatttttgaatttctatgtgccgtgtcaaataaaaagagtttgtgtgtgtatttattatatttccatgtaaaatgtggtagaaaatttcatgaaatgacattatatcaattatttacgcaagaatatgacagaaatgaatattgaattgactggaaaatttgaactaataaatttttattctattatgaggtcccttgaaatcatgctaatacattaagttttcattcaatacaatgcaaccaAAATAacccaaaatggtttgaaatacataatctccaagagaaaaatgatgagttgcactttgtattagagtaatgtgcaaatcaatgtgttctccattactttatactatggcaatgatcatacaatttccgttagaaatgcttacagtaacgaaatcgattctttaagataatagtaaaatgttaaacttcaaaacaagttgctgaaagtatattaaaatttaccataaaaattagaacaaccaactcttattttcttctttgtggtgtgtttttatgtaaacaaccaatgattcatacaacaattatattttttgcggcccatttgacgcttacgtcaatatgatttcttgtctGAACTTATAATCCATCTATCATCTCCTCACGCATGCGTCTCTGATGACAGTGATTTGTTCCCATGGGTTATCGAGATCATTACTGCAAGAAACATGACATTAACACAAATGACCGAAAAGCCTTCAGTTTGCACACAACTTCTCTAGAAAAGAATTCAGAGAACGAAAAAACGAAGAATGCAAGTTCAAATTCATTTCTTGGATATTCTTGCTCAATACAAATCGTTAGAAAAAATCTGCTAAAAAAGATCTCTCTGTATATGTTTATGAAAACGTTATACAAAGAAGCAATGCCAGTGATCCCTACATTGAtttcaaatcaattaaattaaagtaataccccccccccccccccccaaaaaaaaaaacatgaagtGAAATTGTCGAGTTTTTCCTTTTGAATTTTTCTAAACAGATTCATTAAAGGGAGCAAGTAAACGTCATTAGCCATTTTGGTGATATTCCTTTCTATAACGACTTCTCGCCAAAGGTTCACAAAAGAAAGAAGTCAGCCGCTTGATGCCCGTGGGACCGAGCTCTGAGTTCACAAAACCCACGGACAAACCGAGAGTCAGCGTATTCCTGGGTCCTTTCAATGCATGCTAAAAGATTTTCCGTGTGACTGGTGCTGTCACGTAATTCAAATTATTCCTCGCCATTCACCGCCTAAGCATCTCCTCTATTCTGCCGTTTTCTCCCTTCTTGCTCTTCTCCCGCGCTGATTTATTTGTCAAATTAGATATATCAAACTGGATCTGACAATGTTAAGGCTCCAAATGGAGACAGTATTGCTAATCAGGAGTtccttttattctttctttcgTTCTGCTACAAAAGCGCTTTATTGATTACAGGGAGAaagtaatcaaattatttagAGATGACAGAAAGTAAAGTTTCTACCAGCAGTGAATGTGAGGAGTCGGATCTGTAAACTATAAAACTGAATAAGGAATTAACGGAATTAACAATACATTATAGTATTCTACACCCTGACCTGTGTAAAGGTAAGATTCGCTCCATGAAATcgccgaatttttttttcgccGAGAAAAaaaagcagagagagagagagagagagagagagagagagagagaaagagagagagagagaaagagagagagagagaaagagatttttttaaacaatgatatgCTCCCGGCGGAAGTTGTTCCGGATGGCCCCATCCGCAAAGATTCCCATACATTCCGTATTCATGTTTTGAGTCTCAATGGGGGATCGTAAGAGATGTTTTTTTTACAGCGTGGGTGACTTGTATCTCTGTAGGATGGGCGTCGACACCAGCCTACAGGAGAATGTGGTGGCGGCGGCCTGCGTGGTGCTGGTGGTGGCATTCATCGTCTTCCTGTTGGTTGTGGCCCGCTCAGTGATCGTCAAGTGGCCCCGCCTCACGGAGGAGGAACTGTTAGAGGTGGAGCCGATGAACGATGAACGTCTGGTCCGACAGTCCTGCAGTGTGGATATAGAAAATCTGGAAACCGACGGATTTGTTGAACACTAGGTGTTGCTCTGCGACTGATCCATTACAATCAAACAAGATAATGAAAGAAATAATGAATTAGAATCTTGTGTAATTTCAAACGGTTGCAACAAGTTTAAACTTGAACTTCAAACTATTAAATATGGTGACACTTTGGATATTTTTCACTGAAGCAGCTTATTTCTAAAATTAGCATAGCCAAGCACTGAACTGATACTTGGCAACTTCTTGTAACTTTGAAATCCATGTCCAATGTAAAAAGATGAAGTTTGTTATCCTCAGCtaacggtttgttattgtctcTAGTTACTTTTCAAATCTTGCTGTTGCATGAGCATTATTGTTTGTCTGTGCACAATCTGAATTGCCAGTAAATACcagaaaataaaagttattaaaccacacaatattttttcacaaatatttaattcttcaaatattcaaatatcatACATCTGAATGTTCTGCCTTATATAATACAAGAACATGTGAGTGTTTCTGTGTCAATAAAACTTCTACGGCACAAAGCATAACAACAGCTACAAATTTTCTTGagtaacaaatataaaatttgatgtcTTAATTCAGTTCAAAACCTCCGAAGCAACAAGAAATCCAAAATGATAGAACTTAAATTTGAAAAGGGTTAAAACAGGTCAATGAGATGAATCTTGTCCAACTGTTACAGTGTAATAAGTTCATATTGATGATCAGTTCTGCTCTCCTTCCATTGGCTCCTCCTTTGCTGGGGACTTGGACCTCGATCTGGACTTGGTCCTTGATGGTGATGGTGACCTACTTTTAGCAGGAGATTTGGACTTTGACCTTGATTTCGACTTTGACCTTGATTTGGATCTAGACTTAGATTTGGACTTTTCCCTTGATTTGGATCTTGACTTGGATTTGGACCTGTCCCTGGATTTGGATCTTGACTTGGACCTGCCCCTAGATGCGGATCTTGACCTGGATCGACTCCGACTTCTAGACTTGCTCCGGCTGCGACTTCTTGAGGAGGCCCTTCTTTTGCGAGAGCGACTTCTGGACCGGCTTCTGGAGCGACTGCGAGACCTGGATCGTCTAGATCTACTCCGGCTTCTTGATCTGGAGCGACTCCTCGAACTCCTAAACAAGTTAAGTTAGGAAGTTGTTTACtaccaatatttacattcaattcAGTATGTGTTCAATGACAAGTGATAAGAAGACAAAATGTGAGTATCATAGTATTCTTTATCATAAATCATCGGTACATCTGGCTTGCCATACCTCCTGCTTCGCCTTGGCTTGTCCTCAACCAGACGAATCTTCCTGCCATTTATCTCCGTTTCATCCAACTTATCTAGTGCTCTCTTCATATCAGAGTAAGAAGCAAATTCTACAACtctgaaattaaataatttgtgcttaatgtttttttcttcaaatgttaACTTTCCATTAAAAGAAGTACTGGTTATCTGCCATATATCTGTGCATAACCCTCACAAATGTACCTGTTTGttttttcaatcaatttatACAGTGATGAGCACTTTTTCCGTTTGTACAGAACATTTAATCATTGCTTACTCACCCTTCATTTTTATGCTGTTTGTGGGCATCAGCATAGGTGACCTCCCCTGCTTGTCTCATGTAGTCTTTCAGATCCTTCAATATACAAAATATGGATGGCTCAAACTGAACAAAATCAGATACAAATTTATGCAGGGAGAAAAAGAACGAACCTAACATGTCACCTACCAATCCATGCCTAAATCAGCAACCTTTGGGCTTACTAAAAATATTACCAATATACACGTatctaattaaaatcatttttattaaggTAAGGTCAAGTGAAATAGAAACAACTTGTTCAATGGGGTATGTCATCACTGAGAATAATTCAATATAAATGTTGTCAATGGAAAAGGAGGTAAGTAGATAGAATCTCGGTTGTAAATATCTTACATAGCTTAAACTCAACCAAAGGCCAAGGCAATTGGTATAAAGCACCAGATCAAGGGAAACTATATATACTTTCAAATATGATGTTAAAATGACccaaatgttctttttttaataaagagtACTAAATGTATTGATagttaaaatgaatgaattttataCCATGTTTGAATTTGACAAAAAGCGTTGTTGGGCATAATGCGTATATTTTCTTAGAAAGTTCACAATGCAATAACTTGCATTGTACTCAGATTTCTAGCTTAAAACATGGTTTGTCTAACAGATTTGGTGATTCAAGAGTCTTAAAATCTCTAAGGATTCTTTTTATGCCCGGTAATTGAATTACTACTCTCAAACAGCGCACATTTTATGCAAattaaaccaaaattaaatgCATCTATTGCTGCTATTTCTCACGGGAAAGAGAtactcaaatttttttttttggttgataaaataaaaagatttcaaTGACATATGTACTTGTCATAAATCACAACCGAGTGTACATCAACAATCATCCAATGATACAAGAAGTTTCCACTGATAATTATTCCCTCTGAGTGAAGCTAAATGTTCttcacaattttttaatcaGAATCAATGCTTTTAAAAAGTTTAGTTACTATTTTGCATGATTTATCATCATTCACTTTAGTTTAGGGATAACACTCATTTCAAATTTATGTCTATACATTTTCCtgtcaaacattttcttttgattatTGTGCTAGTAAATAAAGTATGTACAAAGTACATATATTAAACAGGACCCGAGTCAGCATACAACGGATTGTCACTGAATTTGTATCACTCAGTCAGGGATCTTAATTCACTTGTTTGACAGGAGTATAGGAGTATACAAACCAAACAAATTAGAAGGTGGTACTTATTTCCTCTTGATGAATACGGCTTTCTGTTACCTGGATGTGCATTTGTTTCCTTTCCATTATTTATTTTGGGAATTGAGGAAGGAGCAGGGATGAGTagcatgttttctttaaaatattaggCAAGTTCCAAATGACAACATCCTTCCTACCCCATAATCAACCAATGGTTGCTGATTTTACAGATGTTAactaaacatttataaattacCTCCTGTGATAATTTTCTAGAAAGAAACATCTGAAAGGACATCAAGCACCCTCTGAATGGCTGTGATCTCTAGAGCATCTGACATCACCATGACGTCATCAGAAAATCAACATCAAATCTTCACTTCTTGACTTCGACAAACTTGCTCATTTCCCaaccaaaaaacatttttttcttggcATTTCATAAACAGCTTTCAATGCATGTTCatgtctatatatataaatatatatacatgtacatacatgtatatttttgttaatgttttcttttttgtgaattgaaaaatcagtaaactaaaaataaagtGTGAAACACATCCGTCAAATTTGAGGTTAAAGGTCTCATGCCTAATCACTTATAAAGCTGACTGTtctgaaatacatttttttttcattttcacagatcatcatcatcatcatcatcatccctATTCTAGACTGGCTGTTGATGTGTGATTAACAGCCAGTCTACATCGTGGACAACCATCACTCTACATCTACATAGAACAGCCAGACCCCTGCACCCCTCATCACATCGACAGAGAGACACAGCCAGAAAACATCAGGGACTGTCAATCATCTAGCAGTCACACCCCTCTCATCAGAGCCCTCAGTCATCGAGGCTTCTGACATCTACAGCATCGCAAGCTTATGAGagaaatgatcaaaatttaattatgatgTATCCATTtagcaaaaaaattaatatagattcatttaatgatttcacataaaattttagaaaaaatctgCGAGTGTATTTTAATGTCTGCATGAAAAGTCATAATCAATGGTGTAGACTGGAAATTCTGAAAAAGAGGAAATGATGAGTAAGTTTGAGAGATGATGATAATGAATAGCATCTCACCTGCCAGCTGACACGAGACGACAAATTCTCAACGATAACTCGATACTCTGTTCTAGTTGGTGGaccatatctttaaaaaacaaaagtcAGGAGTGTAGATAGATTCTTGTTATCACCAGCATTGATAATCACTTAGGATAACATAAAAGCTAAAGTTATTTCAACTGTATTAATTCACTTAATAAACATCTTCTGaaataatattctttttttctgctGAAAATGGAAAATTAACTATCAAAATGTGTACGCTGGTGGTCCAAAAATACAAAATCTGAACATAAGACCTAATAATTGTTTTGTATTCAAACTGGAATACATTTAAGTCAATACTGAGTCTGAATGGATTTCCTTGATGACTTACTTATCTATCCACATAGGTCTCCTGCTGTAGCTACTCTCCCTGTGGTAGCTGTCTCCCCGGTACCCTCCACCCCCACCACGAACTGTCCCCCTAGCGTGCTCAATGGACACCCTGAAAAGAAAATCCAAAACCCATATTACATCAGGAGAGAGCAAAGCAACAATATCTTGACAGAGGCCTCCTCTTGAGTTTCAATGCATAAATATCCACCTTTCTCCACAAAGTTCTTTTCCATTCAGTTCATACACAGCATCATCAGCATCTCTGTAGTCATCAAATTCCTGTTAAAAGAAAATAGAGTATTTTAGATGATTAAGAACAAATATCATACAAATTTTACCACTGACAATAGCAAATGTTGATCTGAtcttatatatttgatatttaacattttttcacgTCGCAAATAGtgtaataaatatatcttttttttcaaattttaatttcaataac containing:
- the LOC105342400 gene encoding serine/arginine-rich splicing factor 4, producing the protein MGTRVYIGHLSYHARERDVERFFKGYGRIRDVMLKNGYGFVEFDDYRDADDAVYELNGKELCGERVSIEHARGTVRGGGGGYRGDSYHRESSYSRRPMWIDKYGPPTRTEYRVIVENLSSRVSWQDLKDYMRQAGEVTYADAHKQHKNEGVVEFASYSDMKRALDKLDETEINGRKIRLVEDKPRRSRRSSRSRSRSRSRSRSRRSRSRSRSRSRSRSRSRKRRASSRSRSRSKSRSRSRSRSRSASRGRSKSRSKSRDRSKSKSRSKSREKSKSKSRSKSRSKSKSRSKSKSPAKSRSPSPSRTKSRSRSKSPAKEEPMEGEQN